The following are from one region of the Gadus morhua unplaced genomic scaffold, gadMor3.0, whole genome shotgun sequence genome:
- the nrarpa gene encoding notch-regulated ankyrin repeat-containing protein A, translated as MSQAEVATCPSAPQRVFQEAVKKGNTKELHSLLQNMTNCEFNVNSFGPEGQTALHQSVIDGNLELVKLLVKFGADIRLANREGWSALHIAAFGGHQDIVLYLITKAKYSSGAR; from the coding sequence ATGAGCCAGGCGGAGGTCGCCACTTGCCCCTCCGCGCCGCAGAGAGTTTTCCAGGAGGCCGTGAAGAAGGGCAACACCAAGGAGCTGCACTCGTTGCTCCAGAACATGACAAACTGCGAATTCAACGTGAATTCCTTCGGGCCCGAGGGACAGACGGCGCTGCACCAGTCGGTAATCGACGGGAACCTGGAGCTGGTGAAACTGCTGGTGAAGTTCGGGGCCGATATTCGGCTGGCGAACCGGGAAGGGTGGAGCGCGTTACACATCGCCGCTTTCGGGGGCCACCAGGACATTGTGCTGTACCTCATCACCAAGGCGAAGTACTCCTCCGGCGCCCGGTGA